The Thermococcus thermotolerans genome contains a region encoding:
- a CDS encoding NTPase → MTLRIFVTGPAGVGKTTLVERVAKEADRWGYLVGGMITREVRRNGRRIGFKITALDTGEEGTLASIRGTSHLPGVPFGKYVVHVDEINRVGVSAIKRALVEADLIVIDEIGPMEYKSDEFVKVMGEVLKSEKPLLAVVHRKMADKFRPLGKLHTLSVGNRNRAFAEVLDEVMKELKGVRG, encoded by the coding sequence ATGACGCTGAGAATATTCGTGACCGGTCCTGCCGGTGTTGGAAAGACAACACTCGTAGAGAGGGTTGCCAAAGAAGCCGACCGCTGGGGCTATCTTGTCGGCGGAATGATAACCAGAGAGGTGCGCAGAAACGGCAGGAGGATTGGATTCAAGATCACCGCACTCGACACGGGGGAAGAGGGAACCCTCGCCAGCATCAGGGGGACTTCCCATTTGCCAGGGGTCCCCTTCGGGAAGTACGTTGTCCACGTCGATGAGATAAACCGCGTCGGCGTTTCAGCGATAAAACGCGCCCTGGTTGAAGCTGATTTAATAGTTATAGACGAAATCGGCCCGATGGAGTACAAGAGCGATGAGTTCGTAAAGGTTATGGGGGAAGTCCTGAAATCCGAAAAGCCCCTTCTAGCTGTTGTGCACAGAAAAATGGCCGATAAGTTCCGCCCCCTTGGAAAACTTCATACACTGAGCGTCGGGAACAGAAACAGGGCCTTCGCTGAGGTGCTCGATGAAGTTATGAAAGAACTGAAGGGAGTCAGAGGTTGA
- a CDS encoding SDR family oxidoreductase yields the protein MLGIELSGRLAFTTASSKGIGFGVARVLAKAGADVILLSRSEENLKKAMKKIRTESDVEVHYIAADLTKREDLERTVKELRDIGEPDIFFFSTGGPKPGYFMEMTMEDWEKAVELLLYPAVYLTRALVPAMERKGFGRIIYSTSVAIREPIPNIALSNVVRISMAGLVRTLAKELGPKGITVNGIMPGIIRTDRMIQLAKDRAEREGKSVEEALQDYAKPIPLGRLGEPEEIGYLVAFLASELGNYINGAMIPIDGGRLNSVF from the coding sequence ATGCTCGGAATAGAGCTCTCCGGAAGACTCGCCTTTACAACAGCCTCCAGCAAGGGCATCGGCTTCGGCGTCGCGAGGGTTCTGGCAAAGGCCGGCGCGGACGTGATACTACTATCAAGAAGCGAGGAAAACCTGAAAAAGGCCATGAAAAAGATCAGAACCGAAAGCGACGTTGAAGTTCACTACATCGCCGCGGACTTGACCAAGAGGGAGGACCTTGAGAGAACCGTTAAAGAACTCAGAGACATCGGGGAGCCTGATATATTCTTCTTCTCCACGGGCGGGCCGAAGCCGGGCTACTTCATGGAGATGACCATGGAGGACTGGGAGAAGGCCGTTGAGCTGCTCCTTTATCCTGCGGTTTATCTCACCAGAGCCCTCGTCCCCGCGATGGAGAGAAAGGGCTTTGGAAGAATAATCTACTCGACCAGTGTCGCCATAAGGGAGCCGATACCGAACATAGCCCTCAGCAACGTTGTGAGGATCTCAATGGCAGGCCTCGTGAGAACGCTCGCCAAGGAACTCGGACCGAAGGGCATAACCGTCAACGGCATAATGCCCGGAATAATAAGAACCGACAGGATGATACAGCTTGCAAAGGACAGGGCGGAAAGGGAAGGAAAAAGCGTCGAAGAGGCCCTTCAAGACTACGCGAAGCCGATACCCCTCGGCAGGCTCGGCGAGCCGGAAGAGATAGGCTACCTCGTCGCCTTCCTTGCAAGCGAGCTTGGAAACTACATCAACGGAGCGATGATTCCCATAGACGGTGGAAGGCTTAATTCCGTTTTCTGA
- a CDS encoding CBS domain-containing protein, with protein sequence MAPRIAVGQVVKRKAVIVKPDDTVHRVARILSKNKVGSAVVVKGDEIVGIITDRDILDKVVARGRDPKEVKVEEVMTKKPITIEDDYDISDAIDRMMEKGIRRLLVTRLGKPIGFVTAADLLAALNTYSSEEEEVSEETEVYGICELCGQYGPLYKVYIEGGEKWICESCKDSLNL encoded by the coding sequence ATGGCACCTAGGATAGCCGTGGGGCAAGTGGTTAAGAGGAAGGCAGTCATCGTCAAGCCGGACGACACCGTCCACAGAGTCGCCAGAATCCTCTCAAAGAACAAAGTAGGAAGTGCCGTTGTGGTTAAGGGCGACGAGATCGTTGGGATAATAACCGACCGCGACATACTCGACAAGGTCGTGGCAAGGGGACGTGACCCCAAGGAAGTGAAAGTCGAAGAAGTCATGACCAAGAAGCCAATAACAATCGAGGACGACTACGATATAAGCGATGCCATTGACAGGATGATGGAGAAGGGCATCAGGAGGCTCCTCGTTACGAGGCTCGGAAAGCCGATAGGCTTTGTTACCGCCGCTGATCTTCTCGCTGCACTCAACACCTACAGCAGTGAAGAGGAAGAGGTAAGTGAGGAGACCGAGGTCTACGGAATCTGCGAGCTCTGCGGTCAGTACGGGCCGCTCTACAAGGTCTACATCGAGGGCGGCGAGAAGTGGATATGCGAGAGCTGCAAGGACAGCCTCAACCTCTGA
- a CDS encoding DUF998 domain-containing protein: MKRSQLWAGILSPLISLGGIGAAIMINRPWWRLTDNAISDLGKVGLPYNWVMNVPLFISAILAIYYAVGLFGEVKNTVFRLGIAVFIIGLAFLAGVAIFPEGTGPHYHVSWGFFLAGSLGFLIAGAGLWLEGMRKFGAFTALLFTAEVLLARWAFETFTGVAIAEFIGIFAMIIWHYSLMGTLLRAEFLGITD, encoded by the coding sequence ATGAAGAGGAGCCAGCTCTGGGCCGGTATTCTCTCACCCCTGATTAGCCTAGGTGGGATAGGTGCTGCAATCATGATAAACCGCCCCTGGTGGAGGCTCACAGACAACGCGATAAGCGACCTGGGGAAGGTTGGCCTCCCTTACAACTGGGTGATGAACGTTCCGCTATTCATTTCCGCAATTCTCGCCATTTATTATGCGGTAGGCCTGTTTGGTGAAGTTAAAAACACAGTTTTCAGGCTTGGAATTGCTGTTTTCATAATTGGGCTGGCCTTCTTAGCAGGGGTGGCGATTTTTCCAGAGGGGACTGGGCCCCACTACCACGTCAGCTGGGGGTTCTTCCTGGCGGGAAGCCTAGGATTCCTGATAGCCGGGGCCGGCCTATGGCTCGAAGGCATGCGGAAGTTTGGAGCCTTCACGGCCCTGCTCTTCACCGCTGAGGTTCTCCTTGCGAGATGGGCTTTCGAGACCTTCACGGGCGTTGCCATCGCCGAGTTCATTGGAATTTTTGCTATGATAATTTGGCACTATTCCTTAATGGGAACACTTCTGAGGGCAGAGTTTTTAGGGATTACAGATTAA
- the mtnA gene encoding S-methyl-5-thioribose-1-phosphate isomerase translates to MEVRYRPEELTRLPRSVSYEGGKVIMIDQTLLPGEFKTIELTTVDQVAEAIVTMKVRGAPAIGAAAAFGLALYADTTKAKTKDEFMDGFYRAYDRLKNTRPTAVNLFWALNRIKRLVEENLESPLGEIKKLIVDEAQRIADEDVEANLRMGHYGAEALPEGNVLTHCNAGSLATVQLGTVGAVLRVMHRDGNLKLLWVDETRPVLQGARLSAWEYHYDGIPLKLISDNMAGFVMQQGKVDAIIVGADRIVANGDFANKIGTYTLAILAKEHGIPFFTVAPLSTIDMSLKSGKEIPIEERKPEEVLTCGGCRIAPDVDVYNPAFDVTPHKYLTGIITDMGVIYPPFERNLKRLFRKE, encoded by the coding sequence GTGGAGGTAAGATACAGGCCAGAGGAGCTAACGAGGCTTCCGAGAAGCGTGAGTTATGAGGGTGGAAAGGTCATCATGATAGACCAGACCCTTTTGCCGGGGGAGTTCAAGACGATAGAGCTGACGACCGTTGACCAAGTCGCGGAAGCGATAGTCACGATGAAAGTCCGCGGTGCACCGGCGATAGGAGCGGCTGCTGCCTTCGGTTTAGCCCTCTACGCGGACACAACGAAGGCCAAAACCAAAGACGAGTTTATGGACGGCTTTTATCGTGCCTATGACAGGCTGAAGAACACGAGGCCGACGGCTGTAAACCTCTTCTGGGCTCTTAACAGGATTAAGAGGCTCGTTGAGGAGAACCTTGAAAGCCCGCTCGGCGAGATAAAGAAGCTCATAGTTGATGAAGCCCAAAGGATAGCGGACGAGGACGTTGAGGCCAACCTCAGGATGGGACACTACGGAGCAGAGGCTTTGCCTGAGGGCAACGTTCTAACGCACTGCAACGCCGGAAGCTTGGCAACCGTCCAGCTCGGAACGGTCGGGGCAGTTCTGAGGGTGATGCACCGCGATGGGAACCTCAAACTCCTTTGGGTGGACGAGACGAGGCCGGTCCTTCAGGGTGCCCGCCTCAGCGCCTGGGAGTATCACTACGACGGCATTCCGCTCAAGCTTATATCCGACAACATGGCCGGCTTTGTGATGCAACAGGGGAAAGTTGACGCTATAATTGTAGGTGCCGACAGGATAGTGGCCAACGGCGACTTTGCCAACAAGATTGGTACATATACCCTGGCTATCCTCGCCAAGGAGCACGGGATTCCATTCTTCACCGTCGCGCCGCTGTCAACGATTGACATGAGCCTCAAGAGCGGAAAGGAGATACCCATAGAGGAGAGAAAGCCGGAGGAAGTCCTCACCTGCGGCGGCTGTAGGATTGCTCCCGATGTGGACGTCTACAATCCAGCGTTCGACGTCACGCCCCACAAGTACTTAACGGGCATAATAACCGACATGGGCGTTATTTACCCGCCCTTCGAGAGGAATTTGAAGAGGTTGTTTAGGAAAGAGTGA
- a CDS encoding 6-pyruvoyl trahydropterin synthase family protein, whose protein sequence is MAFRLSERKIGWHKDFDSSHFLALPYESKCLRIHGHTYNVDVEIWGDVNENGMIFDFNHLSRLIKLLDHRILVSGNWVVERGDGKLIIEKNGKRLELPEDEAVILDKPNVTAEYIAEWFAERIAEKAGENVRKILVRIWEDPRSYAEVILER, encoded by the coding sequence ATGGCGTTTAGACTTTCCGAGAGAAAGATAGGCTGGCACAAGGACTTTGACAGCTCACACTTCCTTGCACTCCCCTACGAGAGCAAGTGCCTCAGAATTCACGGCCACACGTACAACGTTGACGTCGAGATATGGGGCGACGTTAATGAGAACGGCATGATATTTGACTTCAACCACCTCAGCAGGCTCATAAAGCTCCTCGACCATAGGATTCTGGTGAGCGGGAACTGGGTCGTTGAGAGGGGGGACGGCAAGCTCATCATTGAAAAGAACGGAAAGAGGCTCGAACTTCCCGAGGACGAGGCGGTAATCTTGGACAAGCCCAACGTTACGGCGGAGTACATAGCGGAGTGGTTCGCGGAGAGAATAGCCGAAAAAGCCGGAGAAAACGTGAGAAAAATCCTGGTCAGGATATGGGAGGATCCGAGGAGCTACGCGGAGGTAATCCTTGAGAGATAA
- a CDS encoding iron-containing alcohol dehydrogenase has protein sequence MFWLKTRLIEGEGSLRRLSKEVRGHERVLILASRSMKRHGFLSEAEDYVKEAGAEVFSIAGLPAEPSVEVIEEFLPKVREFEPDLLVAMGGGSVIDTTKALKVFYDAPGLNFEEIAFIDRFSKPKPVPKLRTRLIAIPSTSGAGSEVSGASVLKKGGVKYNIVTPEIAPDVAILDPRLPRTMPPEVARNSGLDVLVHGIEAYTTKVANPFSDAMAIKAIKTVYRWLPLSVRGDEEARARVHYAATMAGIAFLNARLGLCHAMSHKAAWIGPHGLLNAIFLPYVMEFNASKSDYARRRYAEIARELGFQTAKDLVEVVRELNEMLGVPKLGELVDEETFTERVEEMAKKAYRDGLVAFNPVEPKPEEIRELYLKALYGE, from the coding sequence ATGTTCTGGCTGAAGACGAGACTCATCGAGGGAGAGGGCTCCCTTAGAAGGCTCTCTAAGGAGGTAAGGGGGCACGAACGCGTTCTTATCTTGGCTTCCCGTTCAATGAAGAGGCACGGCTTCCTGAGCGAGGCCGAGGACTACGTGAAGGAGGCCGGTGCAGAGGTCTTCTCGATAGCCGGCCTCCCGGCGGAGCCGAGCGTTGAGGTCATAGAGGAGTTCCTGCCGAAGGTGAGGGAGTTTGAGCCCGACCTTCTAGTGGCCATGGGGGGAGGCAGTGTCATCGACACGACAAAAGCCCTTAAGGTCTTCTACGATGCCCCCGGGCTGAACTTCGAGGAGATTGCCTTCATAGACAGGTTTTCGAAGCCAAAGCCGGTTCCCAAGCTGAGGACGAGGTTAATAGCGATACCCTCGACGAGCGGAGCCGGTAGTGAGGTTTCGGGGGCGAGCGTGCTGAAAAAGGGCGGCGTCAAATACAACATAGTCACTCCCGAGATAGCGCCCGACGTTGCCATACTCGATCCCAGGTTGCCGAGGACGATGCCCCCTGAAGTCGCAAGGAATTCCGGCCTTGACGTCCTCGTCCACGGGATAGAGGCCTACACGACGAAGGTTGCCAATCCCTTCAGCGACGCCATGGCAATTAAGGCGATAAAGACCGTTTACAGGTGGCTTCCGCTGTCGGTTAGGGGCGACGAGGAGGCGAGGGCAAGGGTACACTACGCGGCAACAATGGCTGGAATAGCTTTCCTTAACGCACGCCTTGGCCTCTGCCACGCGATGAGCCACAAAGCGGCATGGATTGGCCCTCACGGCCTACTCAACGCGATATTCCTCCCCTATGTGATGGAGTTCAACGCGAGCAAAAGCGACTATGCGAGGAGGCGCTACGCTGAGATAGCGAGGGAGCTTGGCTTCCAGACCGCGAAGGACCTGGTCGAGGTAGTGAGGGAGCTCAACGAGATGCTCGGCGTTCCAAAACTGGGCGAGCTGGTCGATGAGGAGACTTTCACCGAGAGGGTCGAGGAGATGGCCAAGAAGGCCTACCGCGACGGGCTTGTGGCATTCAACCCCGTCGAGCCAAAACCCGAGGAGATAAGAGAGCTCTATTTGAAGGCCCTCTACGGGGAGTGA
- a CDS encoding DUF134 domain-containing protein has translation MPMGMGPGRGRGRGRRRKMRMIGFVPEVRYFYPALPPVGQPKPPIFMTYEEFEALRLVDHEGLTQEEAGKRMGVSRGTVWRALSSARKKVAQMLVEGRELIILPQGNEIPKGMTEEKP, from the coding sequence ATGCCGATGGGAATGGGGCCGGGCAGGGGCCGCGGAAGGGGAAGGAGAAGGAAAATGAGGATGATCGGGTTCGTGCCAGAGGTTAGATATTTCTATCCCGCGTTGCCGCCTGTTGGACAGCCCAAACCACCGATTTTCATGACTTACGAGGAGTTCGAAGCGCTCAGACTGGTCGACCATGAAGGCTTAACGCAGGAAGAGGCCGGAAAGAGGATGGGCGTCTCCAGAGGTACGGTGTGGAGGGCACTGAGCTCGGCCAGAAAAAAGGTTGCTCAGATGCTGGTTGAGGGAAGGGAGCTTATCATCCTGCCACAGGGCAACGAGATTCCTAAAGGAATGACCGAAGAAAAGCCGTGA
- the purB gene encoding adenylosuccinate lyase — protein sequence MTVHPIDYRYGSEDMRRIWDEENKLQKLLDVEAALARAHAKLGNIPEESARVISERANTKWVRLERVKEIEAEIHHDIMAVVKALSEVCGEHGKYVHLGATSNDIIDTANALLIKESLEIVKSDLREIRSILKNLAMEHKYTVCIGRTHGQHAVPTTYGMKFAIWLDEIQRHLDRIDELEERILVGQMSGAVGTMASFGDKGPEIQRLVMEDLGLKPARISNQIIQRDVYAELMMVLALIASTLDKIALEVRNLQRTEILEISEPFGKRQVGSSTMPHKRNPIRSEKVSGLARVLYSNVIPALLNNPLWHERDLTNSSVERVILPESFVLLDEMLKSMKKVLSGLEFFPENIKRNLYMTNNLIMAEPLMLKLTEKGMGRQEAHELVRRLAMRAFRENRDLIAVARENEDVRKFLTEDDFESLKPENYIGMAPLIVDNVIAYITEKERKEGL from the coding sequence ATGACAGTTCATCCCATAGACTACCGCTACGGGAGCGAGGATATGAGGCGCATCTGGGATGAGGAGAATAAACTCCAAAAGCTTCTCGATGTTGAGGCCGCTCTGGCTAGGGCCCATGCAAAGCTTGGCAACATCCCCGAAGAGAGTGCAAGGGTAATCTCCGAGAGGGCAAACACGAAGTGGGTAAGGCTTGAGAGAGTTAAAGAGATTGAGGCCGAGATACACCACGACATCATGGCCGTCGTTAAGGCCCTTAGCGAGGTCTGCGGCGAGCATGGAAAATACGTTCACCTCGGCGCTACCTCCAATGATATAATAGACACTGCCAATGCCCTCCTAATAAAGGAGAGCCTGGAGATTGTGAAGAGCGACCTCAGGGAGATACGCTCAATCCTCAAGAACCTCGCTATGGAACACAAGTACACCGTCTGCATAGGAAGGACCCACGGTCAGCACGCGGTTCCAACGACCTACGGCATGAAGTTTGCGATATGGCTTGACGAGATACAAAGGCACCTGGACAGAATAGATGAGCTGGAGGAAAGAATTTTGGTCGGCCAGATGAGCGGCGCCGTCGGGACGATGGCGAGCTTTGGGGATAAGGGACCCGAGATACAGCGCCTCGTCATGGAGGATCTCGGGCTAAAACCTGCCAGGATAAGTAACCAGATAATCCAGCGCGACGTCTATGCGGAGCTTATGATGGTTTTGGCCCTCATTGCCTCGACCCTTGATAAGATTGCCCTGGAGGTAAGGAACCTTCAGAGGACGGAGATACTAGAGATCAGCGAACCCTTTGGGAAGAGGCAGGTGGGCTCTTCAACAATGCCTCACAAGAGGAACCCCATACGGAGCGAGAAGGTGAGCGGGCTGGCGAGGGTTCTCTACTCCAACGTCATTCCTGCACTGCTTAACAACCCCCTATGGCACGAGAGGGATCTGACGAACTCCTCTGTCGAGCGCGTTATCCTCCCTGAGAGCTTTGTTCTACTTGACGAGATGCTCAAGAGCATGAAGAAGGTTCTCTCAGGGCTAGAGTTCTTCCCGGAGAACATTAAGAGGAACCTCTACATGACTAACAACTTGATCATGGCCGAACCGCTGATGCTGAAGCTAACAGAGAAAGGAATGGGAAGGCAGGAGGCGCATGAATTGGTGCGAAGACTGGCAATGAGGGCGTTCAGAGAGAACAGAGACCTGATAGCCGTTGCCAGAGAAAACGAAGATGTGAGAAAGTTTTTAACTGAGGACGACTTCGAGAGCCTGAAGCCGGAGAACTACATAGGCATGGCACCGCTGATAGTCGATAACGTAATTGCCTATATAACGGAGAAAGAACGAAAAGAAGGACTTTAA
- a CDS encoding NifB/NifX family molybdenum-iron cluster-binding protein, with product MRIIVSTERGGLDDRVNPAFGRAPTFTLVGVDDGHITKVQVVENPGYNQSRGAGVTAAQFCIDRGVDVVISGHFGPNSAAVLQAAGIKVTSASPTMTVEEAVKAFLRGELTTAVFRSGGGHGRSGGRG from the coding sequence ATGAGGATAATCGTCTCAACCGAAAGGGGAGGTCTAGACGATAGGGTCAACCCGGCCTTCGGGAGAGCCCCCACGTTTACCCTGGTGGGAGTTGATGACGGCCACATAACCAAAGTTCAGGTGGTCGAAAACCCGGGCTATAACCAGTCAAGGGGAGCCGGGGTCACGGCGGCACAGTTCTGCATCGACAGGGGAGTAGACGTCGTTATATCCGGCCATTTTGGGCCAAATTCGGCGGCAGTACTTCAGGCTGCAGGGATAAAGGTCACTTCCGCATCCCCGACGATGACCGTCGAAGAGGCCGTCAAGGCCTTCCTCCGGGGAGAGCTCACAACTGCAGTCTTCAGATCTGGCGGTGGCCACGGTAGAAGCGGAGGCAGAGGGTAG
- a CDS encoding RNA-guided endonuclease InsQ/TnpB family protein — translation MKRTVRVKLQPSKEQEKTLFQLADIGAKVWNRANYLRRQQYFQGQIVDFNLTEKTVYEEFKKEIGSATVQQICRKNAEAWRSFFSLLRKKRNGELPSWLKPKPPNYLKEDGKRKPLIVLINDQYKIEGNKLILKGLGKFRRFEIQFKGRIQLKGKQGRLEITYDSVRQKWYAHMSLTVSEKLEKDEWVKLSRTPKGSLSAGIDLGVNNLMAVYVENGESFLVNGRPLKSIDFYWRRKIADYQSKLNKSGAKTSRKLRRMHEKAKLQAKHYINTAVRQTVRKLYEFGVSEIIVGYPKCIARNSEKGKKQNFLLSHVWRFNTVIKRLKEVAEEYGIQVLVVGEAFTSKTCPVCGKSHEGARFVRGLFKCPATGLIFNADLVGAFNILKKVVKTITSSLSGLTAGRGNWPEVRPEGFREPLKGFLMETLQTSLPMARG, via the coding sequence ATGAAGCGAACAGTAAGGGTAAAACTCCAGCCCTCGAAAGAGCAAGAAAAAACACTCTTCCAGTTAGCCGACATTGGAGCAAAAGTCTGGAACAGAGCAAACTATCTCAGACGACAGCAATACTTCCAAGGGCAAATCGTGGACTTCAATTTAACTGAAAAAACCGTTTATGAAGAGTTTAAAAAAGAAATCGGTTCAGCAACAGTTCAGCAAATATGTCGCAAAAACGCGGAAGCTTGGCGTTCATTCTTCTCACTCCTTCGAAAGAAGAGGAATGGTGAACTTCCCTCTTGGCTCAAACCAAAACCACCAAACTACCTCAAAGAAGACGGGAAGAGAAAACCCTTAATCGTTCTCATAAACGACCAGTACAAGATTGAAGGAAACAAACTAATCCTTAAAGGTCTCGGCAAGTTCAGACGCTTTGAAATCCAATTTAAAGGCAGAATACAATTGAAAGGCAAGCAAGGGCGCTTAGAAATCACTTACGACTCCGTAAGGCAGAAATGGTACGCTCACATGAGCCTTACAGTCAGTGAGAAACTCGAAAAAGACGAGTGGGTTAAACTCTCAAGAACTCCAAAGGGGAGCCTTTCCGCGGGAATTGACTTGGGTGTAAACAACTTGATGGCCGTTTATGTTGAGAATGGCGAAAGCTTCCTCGTGAATGGGAGACCGTTAAAGAGTATTGACTTTTACTGGAGGAGGAAGATTGCTGATTACCAGTCAAAACTCAACAAGAGTGGGGCTAAAACAAGTAGGAAACTCAGGAGAATGCATGAGAAAGCGAAACTCCAAGCCAAACATTACATCAACACCGCCGTTAGACAAACGGTTAGGAAACTCTACGAGTTTGGAGTTTCTGAGATTATTGTCGGTTATCCCAAATGCATAGCGAGGAATTCTGAGAAGGGTAAAAAGCAGAATTTCCTCCTCTCTCACGTGTGGCGGTTCAATACAGTTATTAAGCGTCTTAAAGAAGTTGCGGAGGAGTATGGTATTCAGGTTTTGGTTGTTGGTGAGGCTTTCACTTCTAAGACTTGCCCTGTTTGCGGGAAGTCCCATGAAGGGGCTCGTTTTGTTCGCGGGTTATTTAAGTGTCCCGCAACGGGGCTTATCTTTAACGCCGACCTTGTTGGTGCTTTCAACATTTTGAAGAAGGTGGTAAAAACCATAACCTCGAGCCTGTCGGGTTTAACGGCAGGTAGGGGTAATTGGCCGGAGGTCCGGCCAGAGGGGTTCAGGGAACCCTTGAAAGGGTTCCTAATGGAGACCCTTCAAACCTCCCTGCCAATGGCGAGAGGTTAA
- a CDS encoding ArsR/SmtB family transcription factor: MDYETIDIHDERAKELAQILINEKAIAILHILEDRVLSMSEISRELELPISTVSYHIDKMLKVGLIEVAGKKYGKRLQEVKLYRASNRPILLVPRKSVAKVKKKTVLGFERLHVISLSIAGLISAGVYAASKELLAPMTTLGANATYEAGNMTVMSTPEKSIVPMAVNTSTSAIPQATTSPIHAVESAGSNVPIILAVAAFVLTFLLASHFLRRRL; this comes from the coding sequence TTGGACTATGAGACCATAGATATCCACGACGAAAGGGCGAAAGAACTCGCACAGATACTGATAAACGAAAAAGCGATAGCCATCCTCCATATTCTAGAGGATCGGGTCCTTTCGATGAGTGAGATATCTCGCGAACTGGAACTTCCAATTTCCACCGTCTCGTACCACATAGACAAGATGCTCAAGGTCGGCCTCATCGAGGTCGCGGGAAAGAAGTATGGGAAGAGGCTCCAGGAGGTCAAGCTCTACAGGGCCTCCAACAGGCCGATTCTTCTCGTCCCGAGAAAAAGCGTCGCCAAGGTAAAGAAGAAGACAGTTCTCGGTTTTGAGAGGCTCCATGTCATCAGCCTTTCGATAGCCGGCCTCATTTCCGCTGGAGTGTACGCTGCTTCAAAGGAACTGCTGGCTCCAATGACAACATTGGGAGCTAACGCCACGTACGAGGCAGGCAATATGACCGTAATGTCGACGCCCGAGAAGTCGATAGTTCCGATGGCAGTTAACACGAGCACGTCTGCAATCCCCCAGGCAACGACGTCACCAATCCATGCAGTGGAAAGTGCAGGCTCAAACGTCCCAATAATTCTCGCCGTTGCGGCGTTCGTCTTAACGTTTCTCCTGGCCTCACACTTCCTGAGGCGCCGTCTTTGA
- a CDS encoding antibiotic biosynthesis monooxygenase → MAVMRLWHGRVPTEKADEYEKSLIERAVLNHGSVKGRLKTYFTRKDEGDAAYFLPVTIWDSMESIKKFAGENLGLTKYYPEDDDFLLEKEKYMQHYMISYKG, encoded by the coding sequence ATGGCCGTCATGAGGCTCTGGCATGGGAGAGTACCAACCGAAAAGGCGGACGAATACGAAAAGTCCCTCATCGAGCGAGCGGTTCTGAACCACGGCTCCGTTAAAGGCCGTTTGAAAACCTACTTCACGCGGAAAGATGAGGGAGACGCTGCTTACTTCCTCCCCGTCACGATATGGGACTCAATGGAGTCCATCAAAAAGTTCGCCGGGGAAAACCTTGGGCTGACGAAGTACTATCCCGAGGACGACGACTTCCTGCTGGAAAAGGAGAAGTACATGCAGCACTACATGATTTCCTACAAAGGGTGA
- the albA gene encoding DNA-binding protein Alba — MAEEHVVYIGKKPVMNYVLAVITQFNEGAKEVSVKARGRAISRAVDVAEIVRNRFLPEVRVKEIKIGTEELPTADGRTANTSTIEIILEKP, encoded by the coding sequence ATGGCAGAGGAGCATGTCGTCTACATCGGAAAGAAGCCGGTTATGAACTACGTCCTCGCCGTGATAACCCAGTTCAACGAGGGCGCTAAGGAGGTCAGCGTCAAGGCTCGCGGTAGGGCCATCAGCAGGGCCGTTGACGTCGCTGAGATCGTCAGGAACAGGTTCCTCCCAGAGGTCAGGGTCAAGGAGATCAAGATCGGCACCGAGGAGCTCCCGACTGCCGACGGCAGGACCGCCAACACCTCGACCATCGAGATCATCCTTGAGAAGCCGTGA
- a CDS encoding PPC domain-containing DNA-binding protein, which yields MRFSRGRNFLFRIPEGEEFLEFINRFAKKNNILIGTVSAIGTLRNPKIGYFDEEAGEYKVIALRGTYELVSLLGNISVKDGEPFAHIHVALGDSDGMLYGGHLIEGEVFVAEVFIQELLGELLERKPQENGLALWDVEV from the coding sequence GTGAGGTTTTCAAGGGGACGGAATTTCCTCTTCCGGATTCCAGAGGGGGAAGAGTTCCTTGAATTTATCAACAGGTTTGCAAAGAAAAACAACATCCTCATCGGGACGGTTAGTGCCATCGGTACCCTGAGGAATCCAAAGATAGGTTACTTTGATGAAGAAGCCGGGGAGTACAAGGTCATTGCGCTCAGGGGAACCTATGAGCTGGTCTCCCTTTTGGGCAACATAAGCGTAAAGGACGGTGAGCCGTTCGCACATATCCATGTTGCCCTTGGGGACTCCGACGGCATGCTTTACGGAGGCCACCTCATTGAAGGGGAGGTCTTTGTTGCTGAGGTCTTTATACAGGAGCTCCTCGGGGAACTCCTTGAGAGAAAACCGCAGGAGAACGGGCTGGCACTGTGGGACGTGGAAGTCTGA